One window of the Parasphingopyxis algicola genome contains the following:
- a CDS encoding thioesterase family protein has protein sequence MPTNLQHILQSFEPVDNGHTVEIPATWMQGRTAYGGLSAALGLHAAQQSAEGLPPLRSAQIAFIGPLAGEVKITTKLLRRGRTAAFIQSDIHSEKGLGLRAIYVFMQALESEVDYAHHDAPDIGPPPADEELRSGPPEFFTYHFQYRESRHPDGEGKPRFTRWMRLAERDGIDPMVELMLMGDSLPPAAVALQSRGAPVSSINWFANILEPAPHTRDGWWLVRSESDLARHGNSSQQMGLWSTDGTAVLAGMQSVALFS, from the coding sequence ATGCCCACCAATCTTCAACATATCCTCCAAAGCTTCGAGCCTGTCGATAACGGGCACACGGTCGAAATTCCCGCGACCTGGATGCAGGGACGGACCGCCTATGGCGGGCTCAGCGCTGCGCTCGGCCTTCATGCGGCGCAACAGTCGGCGGAGGGTTTGCCGCCACTGCGATCGGCGCAGATAGCCTTTATCGGGCCGCTCGCGGGCGAAGTGAAGATCACAACGAAGCTGCTCCGGCGCGGGCGGACGGCGGCCTTCATCCAGTCCGATATCCATTCGGAGAAGGGGTTGGGGCTGCGCGCCATCTACGTCTTCATGCAGGCGCTCGAATCCGAGGTTGATTACGCGCATCATGACGCGCCCGATATCGGGCCGCCGCCGGCCGACGAGGAATTGCGCTCGGGCCCGCCCGAATTCTTCACCTATCATTTCCAGTATCGCGAGAGCCGCCATCCCGATGGCGAGGGCAAACCGCGCTTCACCCGCTGGATGCGGCTGGCCGAGCGCGACGGGATCGACCCAATGGTCGAGCTGATGCTGATGGGCGATTCGCTGCCGCCGGCGGCCGTCGCGCTGCAATCGCGCGGCGCGCCGGTCAGTTCGATCAACTGGTTCGCCAATATCCTCGAACCCGCGCCGCATACGAGAGACGGCTGGTGGCTCGTCCGCAGCGAGTCCGATCTCGCCCGGCACGGCAACAGCAGCCAGCAGATGGGGCTCTGGTCGACCGACGGAACGGCCGTGCTCGCCGGCATGCAGAGCGTGGCGCTGTTCAGCTAG
- a CDS encoding aldo/keto reductase family protein, protein MRYRKLGSSDLQVSEISLGTWLTAGVGVEKETAIACIDRAFDLGINFIDTANAYGRGASERVIGEALKDRPRDSYVLATKVYFPMSETDRGLSREQILKQIDASLERLQTDHVDLYQCHRYDEDTPLEETMTALTDIVKAGKVRYIGFSEWEPDQIRAALDMVPEVEKFVSSQPQYSLLWRRPEKAVIPLCTENGISQIVWSPLGQGVLTGKYDADSPPPEDSRAASDDMGGFMERLMRPEVIRAVDQIKPLAEEAGCTMAQFALAWVLREPNVASAIVGASRPDQLDDNAAASGLEIDPALFAEAEKIVAAIPRP, encoded by the coding sequence ATGCGTTACCGCAAACTCGGATCGAGCGACCTCCAAGTCTCGGAGATTTCGCTCGGCACTTGGCTGACCGCCGGCGTCGGCGTCGAAAAGGAAACCGCGATCGCCTGTATCGACCGCGCTTTCGATCTCGGGATCAACTTCATCGACACCGCCAACGCCTACGGCCGGGGCGCCTCGGAGCGGGTGATCGGGGAGGCGCTGAAGGACCGGCCGCGCGACAGCTATGTGCTGGCGACCAAGGTCTATTTCCCGATGTCGGAGACGGATCGCGGGCTTTCGCGCGAACAGATACTGAAGCAGATCGACGCGTCGCTCGAACGGCTGCAGACCGATCATGTCGATCTCTATCAATGCCATCGGTATGACGAGGACACGCCGCTCGAAGAGACGATGACGGCGCTGACCGATATCGTGAAGGCGGGCAAAGTTCGTTATATCGGCTTTTCCGAATGGGAGCCGGATCAGATTCGCGCGGCGCTCGACATGGTGCCCGAAGTCGAGAAGTTCGTCTCCAGCCAGCCGCAATATTCGCTGCTCTGGCGGCGCCCCGAAAAAGCGGTGATCCCGCTCTGCACGGAGAACGGCATTTCGCAGATCGTCTGGTCCCCGCTGGGCCAGGGCGTGCTGACCGGCAAATATGACGCCGACAGCCCGCCGCCCGAAGACAGCCGCGCGGCGAGCGACGATATGGGCGGTTTCATGGAGCGACTGATGCGACCCGAAGTGATCCGGGCCGTCGACCAGATCAAGCCGTTGGCGGAGGAGGCCGGCTGCACAATGGCGCAGTTCGCGCTGGCCTGGGTGTTGCGCGAGCCCAATGTCGCCTCGGCCATCGTCGGTGCGAGCCGGCCCGATCAGCTGGACGACAATGCAGCGGCGAGCGGATTGGAAATCGATCCCGCGCTGTTTGCCGAAGCCGAAAAGATCGTCGCCGCGATCCCGCGGCCCTGA